Proteins from one Streptosporangium becharense genomic window:
- a CDS encoding DUF6421 family protein: protein MTAFPRVLFDEAHSESWTIRRDTAETMNPGHPDDSSYARAAETLRRLGHTVAAHTEGPLTPALLGSADVFVIAHPSAERWERTTGLGSPVLAVEELDAIEEYVAAGGGLVVLAEYEQDKYGSNLTDLLGRFGVGVEHTLVQDPGKAHNGVAAWVLGVPGDTAAGAAAGQDLLAGARRACFYRSGVLTAPADATVLFRTSPTATPADRPLAVAVRHGRGRIVVVADSDLFGDDSIGDYDHATLWGNLVTWVARVPAPAAEAGPSRAREAFAGLKDAIERLKPLQAKDGSVEGDRETAAALVAEIADHVVRLAPSFPHDAAYLDAVVADLRKWVEQGLGVPDFLDSLDAFHPDTQRVDGLEHLVVFPMYTQNGTTFRYLEAVWIRTIWPEWLAELERTRYDNPMFVPIAFEDFTSGYDTNSAVLFPETVAVRQTPSRFTWGGIFADREAARFRAVSGAAAETLKLALPPDAARLIESQELAQDTFVLWDLVHDRTHSHGDLPFDPFMIKQRMPYWLYSLEELRCDLTAFGEAVKLEQEGVPHARYVQLAILFDRLFRFPITGDRVRNYDGLGGQLLFAYLHRNDIVRWTDNRLSVDWARLADGVADLRAEVEKLYRDGIDRSKLAHWLAAHQLVASYVEPHPASVWKGGAAALPTEGFPKAVVDAVLPDEFPLSMFYEALRRKLGDVVESTKGIRA, encoded by the coding sequence GTGACGGCTTTCCCGCGGGTACTTTTCGACGAGGCACACAGCGAGTCGTGGACCATCCGGCGGGATACGGCCGAGACGATGAACCCCGGCCATCCCGACGACAGCAGCTACGCCCGCGCCGCCGAGACCCTGCGCCGTCTCGGTCACACCGTCGCCGCGCACACCGAGGGTCCGCTGACCCCGGCCCTGCTCGGCTCGGCCGATGTCTTCGTGATCGCGCACCCGTCCGCCGAGCGCTGGGAGCGCACCACCGGCCTGGGCAGCCCCGTGCTGGCCGTCGAGGAGCTCGACGCGATCGAGGAGTACGTCGCCGCCGGCGGCGGCCTCGTCGTCCTCGCCGAGTACGAGCAGGACAAGTACGGCAGCAACCTCACCGACCTGCTCGGCCGCTTCGGCGTGGGGGTCGAGCACACCCTCGTCCAGGACCCGGGGAAGGCCCACAACGGCGTGGCCGCCTGGGTCCTGGGCGTCCCCGGCGACACCGCCGCCGGTGCCGCGGCCGGCCAGGATCTCCTCGCGGGCGCCCGCCGCGCCTGCTTCTACCGGTCCGGCGTGCTCACCGCCCCCGCGGACGCGACCGTGCTGTTCCGGACCTCGCCCACCGCGACGCCCGCGGACCGCCCCCTGGCGGTGGCCGTGCGGCACGGCCGGGGCCGGATCGTGGTCGTCGCGGACTCCGACCTGTTCGGCGACGACTCGATCGGCGACTACGACCACGCCACGCTCTGGGGCAACCTCGTCACCTGGGTGGCGCGCGTTCCCGCCCCCGCGGCCGAGGCCGGGCCCTCGCGCGCGCGGGAGGCCTTCGCCGGGCTCAAGGACGCGATCGAGCGGCTCAAGCCGCTGCAGGCCAAGGACGGCTCCGTCGAGGGCGACCGCGAGACGGCCGCGGCGCTGGTCGCCGAGATCGCCGACCACGTGGTGCGGCTCGCGCCGAGCTTCCCGCACGACGCGGCCTACCTCGACGCCGTCGTCGCCGACCTGCGCAAGTGGGTGGAGCAGGGCCTGGGCGTGCCCGACTTCCTCGACTCGCTCGACGCCTTCCACCCCGACACCCAGCGGGTGGACGGCCTGGAGCACCTGGTCGTCTTCCCGATGTACACGCAGAACGGCACCACCTTCCGCTACCTGGAGGCTGTGTGGATCCGCACCATCTGGCCCGAGTGGCTGGCCGAGCTGGAGCGGACCCGCTACGACAATCCGATGTTCGTGCCGATCGCCTTCGAGGACTTCACCTCCGGCTACGACACCAACTCCGCGGTGCTCTTCCCGGAGACCGTCGCCGTCCGGCAGACCCCGTCCCGCTTCACCTGGGGCGGCATCTTCGCCGACCGGGAGGCCGCCCGGTTCCGCGCGGTCAGCGGGGCCGCCGCGGAGACGCTCAAGCTGGCGCTGCCGCCGGACGCGGCCAGGCTGATCGAGTCGCAGGAGCTGGCCCAGGACACCTTCGTGCTCTGGGACCTCGTCCACGACCGCACGCACAGCCACGGCGACCTGCCGTTCGACCCGTTCATGATCAAGCAGCGCATGCCGTACTGGCTGTACTCGCTGGAGGAGCTCCGCTGCGACCTGACCGCCTTCGGTGAGGCGGTCAAACTGGAGCAGGAGGGCGTTCCGCACGCCCGTTACGTGCAGCTGGCGATCCTGTTCGACCGGCTGTTCCGCTTCCCGATCACCGGTGACCGGGTCCGCAACTACGACGGCCTGGGCGGGCAGCTGCTCTTCGCCTACCTGCACCGCAACGACATCGTCCGGTGGACCGACAACCGCCTGAGCGTCGACTGGGCCCGGCTCGCCGACGGCGTCGCCGATCTGCGGGCCGAGGTCGAGAAGCTCTACCGCGACGGCATCGACCGCTCCAAGCTCGCCCACTGGCTGGCCGCGCACCAGCTCGTCGCCTCCTACGTCGAGCCGCACCCGGCGTCGGTCTGGAAGGGCGGCGCTGCCGCGCTCCCGACGGAGGGCTTCCCGAAGGCCGTGGTCGACGCGGTGCTGCCCGACGAGTTCCCCCTGAGCATGTTCTACGAGGCCCTGCGCCGTAAGCTCGGCGATGTCGTCGAGTCCACGAAGGGTATCCGGGCATGA
- a CDS encoding acetoin dehydrogenase dihydrolipoyllysine-residue acetyltransferase subunit has protein sequence MSDVQPVGMPKWGLSMTRGQVGAWIVDVGDEVSVGDDVVEIETEKINGVVESAVSGVVRRRVVDTGAWVPVGGLLAVVADPSVPEEEIDRFVEEFQAGFVPEEEDTEDGEAGPETVEVGGRAIRYARWGESGDPVVLVHGFGGDLGNWLFTAPALAERHRVYALDLPGHGGSAKNVEPGDLASLAQTLLGFLAVNGIDRAHLVGHSMGGLVAMAAALRDPRRVASLALIGSAGFGTEMDGAYIDGFVGAGSRRELKPVLQRLFADQGLVTRQLVDDVLKYKRLDGVGASLRLLADELFPGGAQRHVLAGDVGALGLPVLVVWGDRDQVVPPSHAANAPAGARVSVLEGAGHSPHMERANDVNRLLEGFLSGA, from the coding sequence ATGAGCGACGTGCAGCCGGTCGGCATGCCCAAGTGGGGGCTGTCGATGACACGGGGCCAGGTCGGCGCGTGGATCGTCGACGTGGGTGACGAGGTCTCCGTCGGCGACGACGTCGTGGAGATCGAGACCGAGAAGATCAACGGGGTGGTCGAGTCCGCGGTGAGCGGCGTCGTGCGCCGGCGCGTCGTCGACACCGGCGCCTGGGTGCCGGTCGGCGGGCTGCTCGCCGTGGTCGCCGACCCGTCCGTGCCGGAGGAGGAGATCGACCGGTTCGTCGAGGAGTTCCAGGCCGGGTTCGTCCCGGAGGAGGAGGACACCGAAGACGGTGAGGCCGGCCCGGAGACCGTCGAGGTGGGCGGACGCGCCATCCGGTACGCCCGGTGGGGCGAGAGCGGAGACCCGGTCGTCCTGGTGCACGGTTTCGGCGGCGACCTCGGCAACTGGCTGTTCACCGCCCCCGCCCTGGCGGAACGGCACCGCGTCTACGCACTCGACCTGCCCGGGCACGGCGGTTCCGCCAAGAACGTCGAGCCGGGGGATCTGGCCTCGCTCGCGCAGACGTTGCTCGGTTTCCTGGCGGTGAACGGCATCGACCGGGCACACCTCGTCGGGCACTCCATGGGCGGGCTGGTGGCGATGGCGGCGGCGCTGCGGGATCCGCGTCGCGTCGCGTCGCTCGCCCTGATCGGCAGCGCCGGGTTCGGCACCGAGATGGACGGCGCGTACATCGACGGCTTCGTCGGCGCCGGCAGCCGCCGGGAGCTCAAGCCGGTGCTGCAACGGCTGTTCGCCGACCAGGGGCTGGTCACCCGGCAGCTCGTCGACGACGTCCTGAAGTACAAGCGGCTCGACGGCGTCGGCGCGTCGCTCCGGCTGCTGGCCGACGAGCTGTTCCCCGGCGGAGCGCAGCGGCACGTGCTGGCCGGCGACGTCGGCGCGCTCGGGCTCCCGGTCCTGGTCGTGTGGGGTGACCGGGACCAGGTCGTCCCGCCGTCGCACGCCGCGAACGCCCCGGCGGGTGCCCGGGTCAGCGTGCTGGAGGGTGCCGGGCACTCCCCGCACATGGAGCGGGCCAACGACGTCAACCGCCTGCTGGAGGGCTTCCTCTCCGGCGCGTGA
- a CDS encoding GAF domain-containing protein produces the protein MGSDQQLSAVRIATDAVGLAPLLAEVRHAVLSGDRTPVVPRPVVSESWRRCLRAGLDPDRQRSLSPFDPKTVYEMRAGHPLAQVLPLLRSTLLCVAEEARHVMVVTDVQGHVLWMDGQSEVRRLADRFQFVEGVRWAEETVGTNAIGTALAIDSPVQIYASEHYASGQHVWTCAAAPVHDPDTGAILGVVDVSGPFQTIHPATSALVNAAARLAEEHLRIRMAARDERLRQRNMAHLDRLRGTPGALLNASGRILATSPAGWAEGRLDIPAEGGECLLPSGDLAIAEPIRGGFLVRAAEPGHAAQASRPALKLTFLGAGPPMAVLSGRPTPLTLRHAELLAMLALHPRGLTADQLAAHLYGDAGNPVTVRAEMHRLRALLSGVVEAKPYRLVAAVEADFVTIRNLLGTGCAAEVLGAYRGALLPMSDAPAVRDEREELTAAVRRTVIDRGDAAAVLRWTELDEGREDLEALSRLLRLLPPADPRRAAVVARYDRLCAQAAHEARLLQRLRHSRPRPGAGDPLARRPR, from the coding sequence ATGGGCTCAGACCAGCAGTTGTCCGCCGTCCGGATCGCGACCGACGCGGTGGGCCTCGCCCCGCTCCTCGCCGAGGTCAGACATGCCGTCCTCAGCGGTGACCGCACCCCGGTGGTTCCCCGCCCGGTGGTCTCCGAGTCGTGGCGGCGCTGCCTGCGCGCGGGCCTCGACCCGGACAGGCAGCGGTCGCTGAGCCCGTTCGACCCCAAGACCGTCTACGAGATGCGGGCCGGGCATCCGCTCGCCCAGGTGCTGCCGCTGCTGCGCTCCACCCTCCTCTGCGTCGCGGAGGAGGCCCGGCACGTCATGGTCGTCACCGACGTGCAGGGGCACGTGCTGTGGATGGACGGCCAGTCGGAGGTACGGCGGCTGGCCGACCGCTTCCAGTTCGTCGAGGGCGTCCGGTGGGCCGAGGAGACCGTGGGCACCAACGCGATCGGTACGGCGCTGGCGATCGACAGCCCCGTGCAGATCTACGCCTCCGAGCACTACGCCAGCGGCCAGCATGTCTGGACGTGCGCGGCGGCGCCCGTCCACGACCCCGACACCGGCGCCATACTCGGGGTGGTGGACGTCAGCGGGCCGTTCCAGACGATCCACCCCGCGACGTCCGCGCTCGTCAACGCGGCGGCCCGGCTCGCCGAGGAACACCTGCGCATCCGGATGGCCGCACGTGACGAACGGCTCCGCCAGCGGAACATGGCCCACCTCGACCGGCTGCGCGGCACGCCCGGCGCGCTCCTGAACGCGTCGGGACGCATCCTCGCCACCTCGCCCGCGGGATGGGCCGAGGGTCGCCTCGACATCCCGGCGGAGGGCGGCGAATGCCTGCTGCCGAGCGGTGACCTCGCGATCGCCGAGCCGATCCGCGGCGGCTTCCTGGTCCGGGCCGCGGAACCGGGACACGCCGCACAGGCGTCCCGACCCGCCCTGAAGCTCACCTTCCTCGGCGCGGGACCGCCGATGGCCGTGCTCTCCGGGCGGCCCACGCCGTTGACGTTGCGGCACGCCGAACTGCTCGCCATGCTGGCGCTGCACCCCAGAGGGCTCACCGCCGACCAACTCGCCGCCCACCTCTACGGGGACGCGGGGAACCCGGTGACCGTACGCGCCGAGATGCACCGTCTGCGCGCGTTGCTCAGCGGTGTCGTCGAGGCGAAACCGTACCGCCTGGTGGCGGCGGTCGAGGCGGACTTCGTCACCATCCGGAACCTGCTCGGCACGGGATGTGCCGCGGAAGTCCTCGGGGCGTACCGGGGTGCCCTGCTGCCGATGTCGGACGCACCGGCGGTGCGGGACGAGCGGGAGGAGCTGACGGCCGCCGTCCGGCGGACGGTCATCGACCGCGGCGACGCGGCGGCCGTACTGCGCTGGACGGAACTCGACGAGGGCAGGGAGGACCTGGAGGCGCTGTCCCGGTTGCTGAGGTTGCTTCCGCCCGCGGACCCGCGGCGGGCCGCGGTCGTCGCCCGGTACGACCGCCTGTGCGCGCAGGCGGCGCACGAGGCCCGTCTGCTTCAGCGGCTGCGACATTCCCGGCCGAGGCCGGGCGCCGGCGACCCGCTCGCACGACGGCCGCGCTGA
- a CDS encoding thiamine pyrophosphate-dependent dehydrogenase E1 component subunit alpha: MTADLQAASDVLTRQDLLRYYRVMRTVREFEERLHIEFATGEIPGFVHLYAGEEAIAAGVCANLRDDDYIASTHRGHGHAIAKGCDVRGMMAEIYGKATGICRGKGGSMHIADLAVGMLGANGIVGGGPPLVCGVGLKARVTGTDQVAVSFTGDGGSNQGTFLESLNLAAVWNLPTIFVVENNGYAEATSPMFHQAGIEIAKRADGFGLPGAVVDGHDFFAVYEATREAVERARSGGGPSLIECKVLRYYGHFEGDQQTYRDPDEVPDARANKDCLLLFERRVTGDGLVGADELRAIDGEIATLIDEAVAEAKRAPEPALDAVLADVYVSY, from the coding sequence ATGACGGCGGACCTGCAAGCGGCATCAGACGTCCTGACCAGACAGGACCTACTCCGGTACTACCGGGTGATGCGCACCGTCCGGGAGTTCGAGGAGAGACTGCACATCGAGTTCGCGACCGGGGAGATCCCCGGCTTCGTCCACCTGTACGCGGGCGAGGAGGCGATCGCCGCGGGTGTCTGCGCGAACCTCCGCGACGACGACTACATCGCGAGCACGCACCGCGGCCACGGTCACGCCATCGCCAAGGGCTGTGACGTCAGGGGCATGATGGCCGAGATCTACGGCAAGGCCACCGGGATCTGCCGGGGCAAGGGCGGCTCGATGCACATCGCCGACCTCGCGGTCGGCATGCTGGGCGCCAACGGAATCGTCGGCGGCGGCCCGCCGCTGGTCTGCGGCGTCGGCCTCAAGGCCAGGGTGACCGGCACGGACCAGGTGGCGGTCTCGTTCACCGGGGACGGCGGCTCCAACCAGGGCACGTTCCTGGAGAGCCTCAACCTGGCCGCGGTGTGGAACCTGCCGACGATCTTCGTGGTGGAGAACAACGGCTACGCGGAGGCCACCTCGCCGATGTTCCACCAGGCCGGGATCGAGATCGCCAAGCGGGCCGACGGCTTCGGCCTGCCCGGCGCGGTGGTCGACGGGCACGACTTCTTCGCCGTGTACGAGGCGACGCGCGAGGCCGTGGAACGTGCCCGCTCGGGCGGCGGCCCGTCGCTGATCGAGTGCAAGGTGCTGCGTTACTACGGGCACTTCGAGGGCGACCAGCAGACGTACCGGGATCCCGACGAGGTCCCGGACGCCCGCGCGAACAAGGACTGTCTCCTGCTCTTCGAGCGGCGGGTGACGGGCGACGGGCTCGTCGGCGCGGACGAGCTGAGGGCGATCGACGGTGAGATCGCGACGTTGATCGACGAGGCGGTCGCCGAGGCGAAGCGGGCACCCGAGCCGGCTCTCGACGCCGTCCTGGCCGACGTCTACGTCTCGTACTGA
- a CDS encoding 2,3-butanediol dehydrogenase — translation MRAARFHGPGDIRVEEVPEPEVRPGTVKVRVEWCGICGTDLHEYLEGPIFVPPAGSPHPLTGEELPVIMGHEFAGVVTEVGPGVTGLAEGDRVAVEPYHTCGKCPACLAGRYNTCRSLGFVGLSGGGGGFAEYCVVDAARAHPLGEIPTDLGALVEPLAVGYHAVRLSGVRPGQTAVVFGAGLIGLVTVACLRAAGAGRIVVVEPAAARKAKAPGAGADVVLDPAVTDVPAAVADLTGGAGADVAFECAGIDRVLAQAVASVRAGGTVVNVAIWGRPATVQMNDLVMKEVNLLGTLAYCDDHPDTIRLLADGKIDAERFITARVPLDDIVDGGFRELIGNKEEHVKILIRP, via the coding sequence ATGAGAGCTGCCAGATTCCACGGTCCCGGTGACATCCGCGTCGAGGAGGTCCCAGAGCCCGAGGTCCGCCCGGGAACGGTGAAGGTGCGCGTGGAGTGGTGCGGCATCTGCGGCACCGACCTGCACGAGTATCTTGAGGGACCGATCTTCGTCCCGCCCGCGGGGAGCCCGCACCCGCTCACGGGCGAGGAGCTTCCGGTGATCATGGGGCACGAGTTCGCCGGTGTCGTCACCGAGGTCGGGCCGGGTGTCACCGGCCTCGCGGAGGGCGACCGGGTGGCGGTGGAGCCGTACCACACCTGCGGGAAATGTCCCGCCTGCCTGGCGGGCCGGTACAACACCTGCCGTTCCCTCGGCTTCGTCGGGCTCTCCGGCGGCGGCGGGGGCTTCGCCGAGTACTGCGTGGTGGACGCCGCCAGAGCGCACCCGCTCGGCGAGATCCCCACGGACCTCGGCGCGCTCGTCGAGCCGCTCGCCGTCGGCTACCACGCCGTGCGGCTGTCCGGCGTGCGGCCCGGTCAGACCGCGGTCGTCTTCGGTGCCGGGCTGATCGGGCTCGTCACCGTGGCCTGCCTGCGCGCGGCCGGGGCCGGGCGGATCGTCGTCGTGGAACCGGCGGCGGCGCGCAAGGCGAAGGCGCCCGGAGCGGGGGCGGACGTCGTGCTGGACCCGGCCGTGACCGACGTGCCCGCCGCGGTGGCGGACCTGACCGGGGGAGCCGGCGCCGACGTCGCGTTCGAGTGCGCCGGGATCGACCGCGTGCTCGCCCAGGCGGTCGCGTCCGTGCGGGCGGGCGGCACGGTGGTGAACGTGGCCATCTGGGGCCGACCGGCGACCGTGCAGATGAACGACCTGGTGATGAAGGAGGTCAACCTCCTGGGCACGCTCGCCTACTGCGACGACCACCCCGACACGATCCGGCTGCTGGCCGACGGGAAGATCGACGCGGAGCGGTTCATCACCGCGCGGGTCCCGTTGGACGACATCGTCGACGGGGGCTTCCGTGAGCTGATCGGCAACAAGGAGGAGCACGTCAAGATCCTCATCCGGCCGTGA
- a CDS encoding alpha-ketoacid dehydrogenase subunit beta has protein sequence MTRKITYQQAINEALAQEMRRDPTVVVFGEDVAGGMGTDQEKDAWGGVLGVTKGLWPEFPDRVLDTPISESAYIGAAAGAASAGLRPVAELMFVDFMGVCFDQIFNQAAKFRYMFGGKAETPMVIRTMYGAGIRAASQHSQSLYPLFTHIPGLKVVLPSTPYDAKGLLIQAIRDNDPVIFFEHKVLYTMQGEVPEEAYVVPFGEAAVVREGDDVTIVALGRMVHMAAEAADTLAAEGVSCEVIDPRTTSPLDEETILESVERTGRLVVVDEAGPRCGMAADIASLVATRAFEFLRAPIRTVTPPHTPVPFSPVLEDVYVPDAACVTEAVRSVTVRQFT, from the coding sequence ATGACACGCAAGATCACGTACCAGCAGGCGATCAACGAGGCGCTCGCGCAGGAGATGCGCCGCGACCCGACCGTCGTCGTGTTCGGCGAGGACGTCGCCGGCGGCATGGGCACCGACCAGGAGAAGGACGCCTGGGGCGGCGTGCTCGGCGTCACCAAGGGACTGTGGCCCGAGTTCCCCGACCGGGTGCTGGACACCCCGATCAGCGAGTCCGCCTACATCGGGGCGGCGGCGGGCGCGGCCTCGGCCGGTCTGCGTCCGGTCGCGGAACTCATGTTCGTCGACTTCATGGGCGTCTGCTTCGACCAGATCTTCAACCAGGCGGCGAAGTTCAGATACATGTTCGGCGGCAAGGCGGAGACGCCGATGGTGATCCGCACCATGTACGGCGCCGGGATCCGGGCCGCCTCGCAGCACTCGCAGAGCCTGTACCCGCTCTTCACGCACATCCCGGGCCTCAAGGTCGTGCTGCCCTCCACCCCGTACGACGCCAAGGGCCTGCTGATCCAGGCGATCCGGGACAACGACCCGGTGATCTTCTTCGAGCACAAGGTGCTCTACACGATGCAGGGCGAGGTACCTGAGGAGGCGTACGTCGTGCCGTTCGGCGAGGCCGCCGTCGTCCGCGAGGGCGACGACGTCACCATCGTGGCGCTGGGACGCATGGTGCACATGGCCGCCGAGGCCGCGGACACGCTCGCGGCCGAGGGGGTGAGCTGCGAGGTGATCGACCCGCGCACCACCTCGCCGCTCGACGAGGAGACCATCCTCGAAAGCGTCGAACGCACCGGCAGGCTCGTCGTCGTGGACGAGGCCGGCCCGCGCTGCGGCATGGCGGCCGACATCGCCTCACTCGTCGCGACCAGGGCCTTCGAATTCCTGCGTGCCCCGATCCGCACCGTGACGCCGCCGCACACCCCGGTCCCGTTCAGCCCGGTCCTGGAGGACGTCTACGTGCCGGACGCCGCCTGTGTGACGGAGGCCGTCCGCTCGGTCACCGTGCGGCAGTTCACATGA
- a CDS encoding threonine aldolase family protein → MTDAIRRHDPLVKGFASDNYAGVHPEILQAIALANGGHQTAYGDDVYTEALQKIFQEHFGPTAEAWPVFNGTGANVVALRSMTAHWEAVVCAESAHVHTDEGGAPERSGGLKLFTVPTPDGKLTPELIDRQAWGFGDEHRAQPKVVSITQSTELGTLYTPEEIRAICDHAHGLGMTVHLDGARATNAAAALDVPLRAFTTDAGVDVLSFGGTKAGLMFGEAVVVLNPDAVRGLRYLRKTAMQLASKMRFVSVQFEALLAGDLWLRNARQANAMARRLADAVRDIPGVEITRPVEANAVFAILPRDVTERLQKRFRFYTWNEAVGEVRWMAAFDTTEADVDAFAAAVAEELSSIS, encoded by the coding sequence GTGACGGACGCGATCCGCAGGCACGACCCGCTGGTGAAGGGCTTCGCCAGCGACAACTACGCCGGGGTGCACCCCGAGATCCTCCAGGCGATCGCGCTCGCCAACGGCGGCCACCAGACCGCCTATGGCGACGACGTCTACACCGAGGCGCTGCAGAAGATCTTCCAGGAGCACTTCGGGCCCACCGCCGAGGCGTGGCCCGTGTTCAACGGCACCGGTGCCAACGTGGTCGCGCTCCGTTCGATGACCGCCCACTGGGAGGCGGTGGTGTGCGCCGAGTCGGCCCACGTCCACACCGACGAGGGCGGCGCGCCGGAGCGGTCCGGGGGGCTCAAGCTGTTCACGGTGCCCACCCCGGACGGCAAGCTCACCCCCGAGCTGATCGACCGGCAGGCATGGGGCTTCGGCGACGAGCACCGGGCACAGCCCAAGGTGGTCTCGATCACCCAGAGCACCGAGCTGGGCACGCTCTACACGCCCGAGGAGATCAGGGCGATCTGCGACCACGCCCACGGGCTGGGCATGACCGTCCACCTCGACGGCGCCCGCGCCACCAACGCCGCCGCGGCGCTGGACGTGCCGCTGCGCGCGTTCACCACGGACGCGGGCGTGGACGTGCTGTCCTTCGGCGGCACGAAGGCCGGTCTGATGTTCGGGGAGGCGGTCGTGGTGCTCAACCCCGACGCCGTCCGCGGCCTGCGCTACCTGCGCAAGACCGCCATGCAGCTGGCTTCCAAGATGCGGTTCGTCTCGGTGCAGTTCGAGGCGCTGCTCGCCGGGGACCTGTGGCTGCGCAACGCCCGCCAGGCCAACGCCATGGCCCGGCGGCTCGCCGACGCGGTGCGCGACATCCCCGGTGTGGAGATCACCCGCCCGGTGGAGGCCAACGCGGTCTTCGCGATCCTGCCCCGGGACGTCACCGAGCGCCTGCAGAAGCGCTTCCGCTTCTACACCTGGAACGAGGCCGTCGGCGAGGTCCGCTGGATGGCCGCGTTCGACACCACCGAGGCCGACGTGGACGCGTTCGCCGCCGCCGTGGCGGAGGAGCTATCCTCGATCTCATGA
- a CDS encoding SDR family NAD(P)-dependent oxidoreductase encodes MIILVAGAAGPTGRAVTRRFTEQGHTVIGVDRSGADGTLPVDLLDLEAVRELAGRIEAEHGRLDGIVHLVGGWRGSKTFAETSLDDWAFLHDLLIRTLQHVTLAFEPLLKASERGRFAIVSAKAAEHPTQGNAAYATAKAAAEAWTLAFADALKDTPATANILVVKALVHDGMRAAAPEKTFPGFTDVDDLAVAVERLWDTDANGTRVDLTG; translated from the coding sequence ATGATCATCCTTGTCGCCGGCGCGGCCGGCCCCACGGGCCGGGCCGTCACCCGCCGGTTCACCGAGCAAGGCCACACCGTCATCGGCGTCGACCGGTCCGGTGCCGACGGGACGCTCCCGGTGGACCTGCTGGACCTCGAGGCCGTGCGGGAGCTGGCCGGGCGGATCGAGGCCGAGCACGGCCGCCTCGACGGGATCGTGCACCTGGTCGGCGGCTGGCGGGGGTCCAAGACCTTCGCCGAGACGTCACTGGACGACTGGGCGTTCCTGCACGACCTGCTGATCCGCACCCTCCAGCACGTCACGCTCGCCTTCGAGCCGCTGCTCAAGGCGAGCGAGCGCGGCCGGTTCGCCATCGTCTCGGCGAAGGCCGCCGAGCACCCGACCCAGGGCAACGCGGCCTACGCCACGGCCAAGGCCGCCGCCGAGGCGTGGACCCTCGCCTTCGCCGACGCCCTGAAGGACACCCCCGCCACCGCGAACATCCTGGTCGTCAAGGCGCTGGTGCACGACGGCATGCGCGCGGCCGCCCCGGAGAAGACCTTCCCCGGGTTCACCGACGTCGACGACCTCGCCGTGGCCGTCGAGCGCCTGTGGGACACCGACGCCAACGGCACCCGGGTGGACCTCACCGGCTGA